A genomic window from Purpureocillium takamizusanense chromosome 2, complete sequence includes:
- the YCG1 gene encoding chromosome condensation complex Condensin, subunit G (COG:B~COG:D~EggNog:ENOG503NV3M~BUSCO:EOG09260LRX) produces the protein MPARASTRSSRTSSAIVKKTSTATLGSRGSVASRASSAAVVEYVDTPGSALRTQICAVFRDAQRTTATHRKLAVNLRKIHEACCYEPTNSTGPSSEFDEEAFNKEFVRCVLRIMPVKKAEGVGERSIRFIGFYLRLAGDKDNEILGDLGADTSLMPETPTTRLTSELLESVLPLMAAKDKFVRFRSTQLMSHIINSLDAIDDDLFQKLRHGLLKRIRDKEAMVRSQAVLGLGRLAGNQSEGCTNSDDSDDDQATDLLGKLLDVMQNDPSADVRKSLLVNLPILPNTLPYLLERARDQDPATRRAVYSRLLPALGDFRHLSLSMREKLLRWGLRDRDENVRKAAGRLFRDRWIADCAGTAQQDEGNTAEPAPPSFDGLLELLERIDVINSGVENGVALEAMKGFWEGRPDYREAVTLDDTFWETLSAESVFMARSFNEFCRNEGNGRYEALVEEKLPEVTKLAFYLERYMHALVEALQRVAQQEADEEEEEDTVEQEFIVEQLLHIALTLDYSDEVGRRKMFTLLRQSLSIADLPDEVTKLTVEVLQYICAPDAAGEREFCSIVLESVADVHDTIVDDPPADDVEDSFHSAKSEVSHGSAPSNEKRGKGADVSEEDAREKAVREIVVNMKCLHIVQCMLTHVAGNLKDNADLVSMLNNLVVPAVRSHEAPVRERGLVCLGLCALLDRSLAEENLGLFIHFFSKGHTALQITALHILTDILNVHGAQLLSPTPGLLKVYVKAVKGTSKAPEVQAAATVAASKLLLGRVVSDEEACEELLKSLVVAYFDPSSASNQTVRQALNYFLPVFCYSRSSNQDLMRAVALQALHSLLNLREGLEDDDVDVGEDMVSMTAIGACLVDWTDPRKCYTPGVLADADKKNVNGDVHLDLGRDIMERLRSNISKEEKKVAAGLLGKLYISPTSSEEKIRELYAEVSEAVEDGIVSDATSRNSLYKIHVSLGKIVNSLDEQLPAHRRTSRSVSILTDRHPSEDKTVMEESRIKEEEEDSEGTIVPKQEDKESLVDELLSDDEDTKIQDA, from the exons ATGCCCGCGCGAGCATCCACGAGATCGTCGAGAACGTCCTCGGCTATCGTGAAGAAGACTTCAACCGCCACTCTGGGCTCCCGTGGGTCTGTCGCATCGCGCGCATcgtctgccgccgtcgtcgagtaTGTTGATACACCGGGGAGCGCGCTACGCACGCAGATTTGCGCCGTGTTTCGCGACGCGCAGAGGACGACAGCGACACACAGGAAGCTGGCCGTCAACCTTCGCAAGATCCACGAGGCCTGCTGTTACGAACCAACAAACAGCACAGGGCCGTCAAGCGAattcgacgaggaggcgttcAACAAAGAGTTTGTCCGATGCGTTTTGCGCATCATGCCTGTGAAGAAGGCCGAAGGCGTCGGAGAGAGGTCCATTAGATTCATCGGCTTCTATCTTCGCCTCGCAGGTGATAAGGACAACGAGATCCTCGGCGATCTCGGCGCGGATACAAGCTTGATGCCAGAGACGCCGACCACGCGACTGACTTCGGAGCTTCTTGAGTCTGTGCTACCTTTAATGGCTGCCAAGGACAAATTTGTTCGATTCAGATCCACTCAGCTCATGTCGCACATCATCAACTCGCTCGACGCtatcgacgacgacttgttCCAGAAGCTCCGGCACGGGCTTCTCAAACGAATCCGCGACAAGGAGGCCATGGTCCGCTCGCAGGCTGTGCTAGGCCTCGGCCGACTTGCTGGCAACCAGTCCGAGGGCTGCACCAACTcggacgacagcgacgatgaCCAGGCCACCGATTTGCTGGGCAAACTTCTCGACGTGATGCAGAATGACCCGAGTGCCGACGTACGAAAGTCTCTTCTTGTCAATCTTCCTATTCTTCCGAATACTCTTCCATATCTGTTAGAAAGAGCCCGAGATCAGGATCCCGCCACTCGGAGAGCCGTATATTCCCGATTGCTGCCCGCACTGGGAGATTTCCGACACTTGTCTCTGTCGATGCGTGAGAAGCTCCTTCGATGGGGGCTGCGAGACCGCGATGAAAACGTGCGCAAAGCAGCCGGTAGGCTTTTCAGAGATCGATGGATCGCAGACTGCGCGGGTACGGCGCAACAAGACGAAGGCAACACGGCAGAgccagcaccgccgagcTTCGATGGTCTTCTGGAGCTCCTTGAGCGAATTGATGTCATCAACTCTGGCGTCGAGAATGGTGTCGCGCTGGAGGCCATGAAGGGCTTCTGGGAGGGCCGGCCAGACTATCGCGAGGCTGTGACACTGGACGATACTTTCTGGGAGACTCTTTCCGCCGAATCCGTCTTCATGGCGCGAAGCTTCAACGAATTCTGCCGCAATGAAGGCAACGGCCGATACGAGGCGCtggtcgaggagaagctgcccGAAGTCACAAAGTTGGCCTTTTATCTGGAGCGCTACATGCACGCCCTGGTCGAGGCCCTTCAGAGGGTTGCTCAACAGGaagcggacgaggaggaagaggaggacaCGGTCGAGCAAGAGTTCATTGTGGAGCAACTGCTTCACATTGCCCTGACGCTCGATTACTCCGACGAGGTGGGACGCCGCAAGATGTTCACCCTGCTGCGCCAGTCGCTCTCCATTGCAGATCTGCCAGACGAGGTGACCAAGCTCACGGTCGAGGTTCTGCAGTACATTTGTGCCCCAGATGCTGCCGGTGAGCGAGAGTTCTGCAGCATCGTTCTTGAATCTGTTGCAGACGTACACGATACCATTGTTGACGATCCGCCTGccgacgatgtcgaggacAGCTTCCACTCTGCCAAGTCCGAGGTCAGCCATGGGAGCGCGCCGTCCAACGAGAagcgcggcaagggcgcggACGTGAGCGAGGAAGACGCTCGTGAGAAAGCTGTTAGGGAGATTGTCGTCAACATGAAGTGTCTTCACATCGTCCAGTGCATGCTCACGCACGTGGCCGGCAACCTCAAGGACAACGCAGACTTGGTATCGATGCTCAACAATCTAGTTGTTCCAGCCGTGCGAAGTCACGAGGCACCTGTCCGGGAACGCGGCTTGGTGTGCCTAGGACTCTGCGCATTGCTGgaccgctcgctcgccgaggagaacCTGGGTCTATTCATCCACTTCTTCAGCAAGGGCCATACTGCGCTTCAGATCACTGCACTCCACATCCTTACCGACATCTTGAATGTGCACGGGGCGCAGCTGCTTTCCCCGACGCCCGGTCTGCTCAAGGTCtacgtcaaggccgtcaagggcaCATCAAAGGCTCCTGAAGTGcaggcggccgcgacggtTGCGGCCTCGAAACTGCTGCTCGGCCGGGTCGTGAGCGACGAAGAGGCGTGCGAAGAGTTGCTGAAGTCTCTCGTCGTTGCCTACTTCGACCCCTCGTCTGCGTCAAACCAGACTGTCCGACAGGCACTGAATTACTTCCTGCCGGTGTTTTGCTACTCGAGAAGCTCCAACCAGGATCTCATgcgggccgtcgccctgcaGGCCTTGCATTCGCTTCTCAACCTGCGCGAGGGCttggaggacgatgacgtgGACGTGGGAGAGGACATGGTCAGCATGACGGCCATCGGAGCCTGCCTTGTTGACTGGACAGACCCTCGCAAATGCTACACGCCCGGTGTACTCGCCGATGCAGACAAGAAGAATGTCAACGGAGATGTTCACCTTGATCTCGGGCGAGACATAATGGAGCGACTGCGCAGTAACATCAGTA aagaggagaagaaggtggccgccggcctcctcggcaaGCTTTACATCTCGCCCACCTCCTCGGAAGAAAAGATCCGGGAGCTGTACGCCGAGGTCAGCGAGGCGGTGGAAGATGGCATCGTGTCTGATGCCACCAGCCGCAACTCGCTGTACAAGATCCACGTCAGCCTGGGCAAGATTGTCaacagcctcgacgagcagctgccgGCGCACAGGCGCACGAGCCGAAGCGTGTCGATCCTGACGGACAGGCACCCCAGCGAGGACAAGACGGTCATGGAGGAGTCCAGgatcaaggaggaggaggaggacagcgAGGGGACCATTGTGCCCAAGCAGGAGGACAAGGAATCGCTTGTTGACGAGCTgctgtccgacgacgaggataCCAAGATACAGGACGCTTGA
- the NOP4 gene encoding RNA recognition motif-containing protein (EggNog:ENOG503NUS9~COG:A~BUSCO:EOG09260XQV), giving the protein MGSQKNDRKRQRSEVEDAVAAAIESQEPGAAPTTKRARVEERRSLFVRSLPPSATNESLTEFFSQHFPVKHAVVVLDQNTKQSRGYGFVTFADAEDASEAQKALDKAAWDGRRIRVDLAERRHRNAADETENVPHAKPGRPAPQPTKLIVRNLPWTIKTSEQLSHLFRSYGKVRFADLPNNKGKLKGFGFVTLRGRKNAEKALEGINGKEIDGRTLAVDWAVDKATWDQQQEKEQEKEASDESVAQADADSDEDSETSAADTPGKSVDHELNADLENFMKNHLQNLEDEDEEDEDKNDSDDEEAATNEPEEKPQRKTTDNSSTLFIRNLPFTTTDEQLKDFFETFGRVRYARVVFDKVTEKPAGTGFVCFVKELDAKECIKGAPRPKPAAAGAKQSLLLDENADPTGKYTLDGRLLQVAQAVNKEEATNLADSSLAKRQEKDKRRLYLLSEGAISTSSPLYNLLSPPEVRMRQASAAQRRKLVQSNPSLHVSLTRLAIRNLPRNIGSKELKELARKAVVGFAQEVKEGRRQPLSKEENARDGKDAKEKERQRKLKGKGIVRQAKIVFESNEGSKVTEKSGAGKSRGYGFIEYVSHHWALMGLRYLNGHQLEGYNGRKQRLIVEFSIENAQVVQRRRVAEEKSAQGTRGRGAKAAEAAKDKNDEAEQPVARARGKGQGGNKVKGQMRGGEERKDVEKHEDMKQRLIARTRLVRKKKAKARGKS; this is encoded by the coding sequence ATGGGCTCTCAAAAGAACGACCGCAAGCGACAGCGCTCTGAGGTAGAGGACGCTGTAGCCGCCGCGATTGAAAGCCAAGAGCCGGGCGCGGCCCCAACGACGAAGCGAGCTCGAGTTGAAGAGCGCCGGTCTCTTTTTGTTCGATCATTACCGCCTAGCGCCACCAACGAGTCTCTGACTGAGTTCTTCTCACAACACTTTCCTGTCAAGCATGCAGTCGTTGTTCTGGACCAGAACACCAAGCAGTCTCGCGGCTATGGCTTCGTCACCTTCGCAGACGCTGAGGATGCTTCTGAGGCACAGAAGGCTTTGGACAAGGCCGCATGGGACGGGAGGCGCATCCGAGTCGATCTAGCAGAGCGCAGGCACAGAAACGCAGCCGATGAAACGGAAAATGTCCCTCATGCCAAGCCTGGGAGGCCTGCACCCCAGCCTACAAAGCTCATCGTGCGAAATTTGCCGTGGACAATAAAGACTTCCGAACAACTGTCACATCTGTTCAGGAGCTATGGCAAGGTCCGATTCGCCGACCTTCCCAACAACAagggcaagctcaagggaTTCGGGTTCGTCACGCTCCGTGGGCGGAAGAACGCCGAGAAGGCTTTGGAGGGAATCAACGGCAAGGAAATTGACGGCCGAACCCTAGCCGTCGATTGGGCTGTTGACAAGGCCACATGGGACCAGCAGCAAGAAAAGGAACAGGAGAAAGAGGCTAGTGACGAGTCCGTTGCTCAGGCCGATGCAGACTCTGATGAAGACAGCGAGACGTCTGCTGCTGACACTCCCGGCAAGAGCGTGGACCACGAATTAAACGCCGACTTGGAGAACTTCATGAAGAACCATCTTCAGAacctcgaagacgaggacgaagaggacgaagacaagaacgacagcgacgacgaggaggctgcCACCAATGAGCCCGAGGAGAAGCCCCAACGAAAGACAACCGACAACTCCTCGACGCTCTTCATCCGCAACCTGCCGTTCACCACAACAGACGAACAACTCAAAGATTTCTTCGAGACGTTTGGAAGAGTCCGTTACGCTCGCGTTGTCTTCGACAAAGTCACTGAAAAGCCCGCTGGAACCGGTTTTGTCTGCTTTGTCAAGGAGCTGGATGCGAAAGAGTGCATCAAGGGAGCTCCCCGGCccaagccagccgccgccggtgccaaGCAGTCTCTCCTCCTGGACGAGAACGCAGATCCTACTGGAAAATACACGCTCGATGGACGGCTCCTTCAAGTAGCTCAAGCCGTCAACAAGGAAGAGGCTACCAACTTGGCAGACAGCTCATTGGCCAAACGGCAGGAGAAGGACAAGAGACGACTTTATCTATTGTCTGAGGGTGCCATAAGTACGAGCTCCCCTTTGTACAACTTACTCTCACCCCCAGAGGTTAGGATGCGGCAGGCAAGTGCCGCACAACGCCGAAAATTGGTTCAGAGCAACCCAAGTCTGCACGTCAGCCTTACTCGACTAGCGATACGCAACCTTCCACGCAATATTGGGTCaaaggagctcaaggagttGGCGCGGAAAGCTGTCGTAGGGTTCGCTCAGGAAGTGAAGGAAGGTCGACGCCAGCCACTTTCCAAGGAGGAGAACGCCAGAGACGGCAAGGATGCCAAGGAAAAGGAGCGGCAACGAAAGCTCAAAGGCAAGGGTATTGTCCGCCAGGCCAAGATCGTCTTCGAAAGCAACGAGGGATCCAAGGTGACAGAGAAGAGTGGAGCGGGCAAGAGCCGCGGATACGGGTTCATTGAGTATGTTTCGCACCACTGGGCACTGATGGGCTTGCGGTATTTGAACGGCCATCAGCTTGAGGGATACAATGGGAGGAAGCAGCGCTTGATTGTTGAGTTCTCCATCGAGAACGCGCAGGTCGTGCAGAGGAGGCGtgtggccgaggagaagtCTGCCCAGGGCAccaggggaaggggggcgaaggctgctgaggctgccaaggacaagaatgacgaggccgagcaacctgtcgcgcgcgcgcgtggaaAGGGCCAGGGAGGCAACAAGGTCAAAGGGCAGATGCGAGGCGGTGAAGAACGCAAGGATGTCGAAAAGCACGAGGACATGAAGCAAAGGCTCATCGCTCGGACCAGGCTCGtgcgcaagaagaaggcaaAGGCACGGGGCAAGAGTTAG
- a CDS encoding uncharacterized protein (EggNog:ENOG503PGMS) produces MSRDGDNNSNVFVRFKQHVDANIASGINTLLGAHSAALRHATATSAATGERPLTSPSAMESQDAGRWLSTWDVLALTSSPSYSPGALRHLPRPIPNDLPPSLDSSIFTFEDAFEDLLAVSLGLPLPDITFKYVQRQRIRRLLPAFEPTWFFTARLHDQGLIEHPIHNHFTKARTPDWDCFHREIDLRAATAWRGATGDGDGNESTGDILKMIGRAFQQLKQAVDEGHAPSQASQDAHEADGLSRRRGAAGGDDGNEDFFEQTGRAFKQIQQAIDEGRAPSEASQDAFEEDDGSQRREQRHPDHFDEIFLTIPHSSAQGQNSWETLSKAIRDQVASLEKSKEATLAGNAKQVTTREAHVDRFGYTHTTVTRKTLDKDGNKIGSVSYVTREPPKRNAPEQQQLDNQPRNELDHAENATGEGGKPKSGWFWK; encoded by the coding sequence ATgagccgcgacggcgacaacaacTCCAACGTCTTTGTCCGCTTCAAGCAAcacgtcgacgccaacaTCGCCTCCGGCATCAACACCTTGCTCGGCGCACATTCGGCTGCTCTGCGTCacgccaccgccacctccgCTGCCACTGGCGAGCGTCCCTTGACATCTCCGAGCGCCATGGAGAGCCAAGATGCCGGCCGATGGCTCTCAACCTGGGACGTCTTGGCCCtcacgtcctcgccatcctaCTCTCCCGGAGCTCTGCGCCATCTTCCACGACCCATCCCCAACGACCTGCCGCCGAGCCTCGACTCCTCCATCTTCACTTTCGAAGACGCCTTTGAGGACCTCCTGGCCGTCTCGCTGGGTCTGCCTCTGCCTGACATCACTTTCAAATATGTGCAGAGGCAGCGAATCCGCCGCCTTTTACCGGCCTTCGAGCCTACGTGGTTCTTCACGGCCCGCCTGCATGACCAGGGTCTGATCGAGCATCCGATCCACAACCATTTCACTAAAGCCCGCACCCCAGACTGGGATTGCTTTCACCGCGAGATCGACCTGcgcgcggccacggcgtggcgaggcgccacgggtgacggcgacggcaatgAGAGCACGGGGGACATCTTAAAAATGATAGGACGCGCCTTCCAGCAGCTAAAACAGgctgtcgacgagggccacgCACCGTCCCAAGCGTCTCAGGACGCGCATGAGGCAGATGGCCtgtctcggcggcgcggcgctgcgggcggcgatgacggcaacGAGGACTTCTTCGAACAGACAGGGCGCGCCTTCAAGCAGATACAGCAGGCtatcgacgagggccgcgcaCCGTCGGAAGCGTCTCAGGACGCGTTTGAGGAAGATGATGGGTCTCAGCGGCGGGAGCAACGACATCCCGACCATTTTGACGAGATCTTTTTGACGATACCGCACTCGTCTGCCCAGGGCCAAAATTCGTGGGAGACGTTATCTAAGGCCATCAGGGATCAGGTTGCCTCCCTCGAGAAGTCCAAGGAAGCGACCCTCGCCGGTAACGCGAAGCAGGTCACGACACGGGAAGCACACGTAGACAGATTTGGCTACACCCACACCACCGTCACCCGCAAGACcctcgacaaggacggcaacaAGATTGGGAGCGTGTCATATGTCACCAGGGAACCTCCTAAACGGAACGCGCccgaacagcagcagctggatAACCAACCCAGGAACGAGTTGGATCATGCTGAGAATGCCACGGGTGAAGGTGGGAAGCCAAAATCCGGCTGGTTCTGGAAGTGA
- a CDS encoding uncharacterized protein (TransMembrane:9 (n3-14c21/22o45-67i179-199o205-225i234-252o272-290i297-315o335-354i366-385o397-415i)~EggNog:ENOG503NWMB~COG:U), whose product MMVTLATATTTPAITGAPTVTTPTPSASPTSSGTPGDPGEVLKNWSSLIGIVTAIVGNVLIALALNVQRYAHTRLHKERVRVRQRARAALKRAQSGSNTTSENAGAYGAIGADVAGRGNGRASGVAAYRSNGGDGPDDNHGDHETDPLAASFQSSSTTDVESGPDPTVKAASTYLKSPYWWLGQILITLGETGNFLAYGFAPASIVSPLGVVALVSNCIIAPAMFHERFRARDFWGVVIAVAGVVTVVLSANQEETKLEPHDVWDAITTMEFEIYMAVTVLLIMVLMWASPRYGRRTILIDLGLVGLFGGYTALATKGVSSMLSSTLWRAFATPVTYVLVLILLVTAVMQIRYVNKALQRFDSTQVIPIQFVLFTLCVILGSAILYRDFEKTTVEQAAKFVGGCLLTFFGVFLITSGRKPQDDEDEDVLSEAEGIEETIGLRPHEVNGGGLAHEAPSPKSQSRRSSKLSRVSFAATIKHKSPPPASEPDIVRVTSSAAASVPDLLGDLSSPLVENPWQSSWDSSASSPGGNRAFPAESAATPSVIASTPTQSSPSTPQKEPAAPPGYPTDRPVTPRPSSALARAASHHRSKTFISPSPLSSTVTTVVKDGFLRENDNPLAQRSSMRRIRSSIRASLFFNEDDEDNSEGNRPGQSAIPALDDQAHAALHRQESAGSHGEAEDTGRRRSRSVSDALGDFFRTRKKNKKESHEALATGGAADADTSHSGPS is encoded by the exons atgatggtgacgttggcgactgcgacgacgactcccGCCATCACAGGCGCCCCGACGGTGACCACGCCCACCCCCTCGGCGAGCCCGACCTCGTCCGGAACTCCCGGCGACCCCGGAGAGGTGCTCAAGAACTGGTCTTccctcatcggcatcgtTACCGCCATTGTCGGCAACGTCCTCATCGCGCTGGCCCTCAACGTTCAGCGCTATGCACACACGAGACTGCACAAGGAGCGTGTTCGCGTCCGCCAACGAGCGCGAGCTGCTCTGAAGCGGGCGCAAAGTGGCAGTAACACCACCAGCGAAAACGCGGGAGCATACGGCGCCATTGGAGCTGACGTTGCTGGGCGGGGCAATGGCCGTGCCTCTGGAGTTGCCGCATATCGatccaacggcggcgacggtccCGATGATAACCACGGCGACCACGAGACGGACCCTCTTGCTGCCTCGTTCCAGTCTTCCTCTACTACAGATGTCGAGAGCGGCCCTGATCCCACCGTAAAGGCCGCGTCGACGTACCTCAAGTCGCCGTACTGGTGGCTGGGCCAGATCCTCATCACCctcggcgagacgggcaacTTTCTCGCCTATGGCTTTGCCCCAGCTTCCATTGTGTCGCCTCTGGGCGTTGTCGCCCTCGTTTCCAACTGCATCATTGCTCCAGCCATGTTTCATGAGAGGTTCCGCGCCCGAGACTTTTggggcgtcgtcatcgccgtggccggtGTCGTGACAGTCGTCCTAAGCGCGAACCAGGAGGAGACCAAGCTCGAGCCGCACGACGTGTGGGACGCAATCACCACCATGGAATTCGAGATTTACATGGCCGTGACGGTTCTCCTCATCATGGTCCTCATGTGGGCCAGCCCAAGATACGGGAGACGCACAATATTGATAGATCTGGGGCTCGTAGGCCTCTTCG GAGGCTATACTGCCCTGGCGACAAAGGGCGTCTCGTCCATGCTGTCCTCCACCCTCTGGAGGGCCTTTGCCACTCCCGTCACCTACGTCCTTGTTCTCATTCTGCTCGTCACCGCTGTGATGCAGATTCGCTACGTCAACAAAGCGCTGCAGCGTTTCGATTCGACCCAAGTCATTCCCATACAGTTCGTGCTTTTCACTCTCTGCGTCATCTTGGGAAGCGCCATCCTGTACCGCGATTTTGAAAAGACCACGGTcgagcaggcggccaagTTTGTTGGTGGCTGCCTGCTCACCTTTTTTGGCGTCTTTCTCATCACCAGCGGGAGGAAGCCGCAGGATGATGAAGACGAAGATGTGCTTTCTGAGGCggagggcatcgaggagaCTATCGGCTTGAGGCCACACGAGGTCAATGGAGGTGGCCTGGCACACGAAGCTCCCTCTCCAAAGTCGCAATCGCGCAGGTCCAGCAAGCTTTCGCGGGTCAGCTTCGCTGCAACCATCAAGCACaagtcccctccccctgctAGCGAACCCGACATCGTAAGGGTCACCAGCTCAGCCGCTGCAAGCGTCCCGGATCTGCTTGGCGACCTGTCCTCACCACTGGTTGAGAACCCGTGGCAATCATCCTGGGACTCTTCTGCTTCGTCCCCGGGCGGCAACAGGGCGTTCCCCGCGGAATCCGCGGCCACGCCCTCCGTCATTGCCTCCACGCCGACGCAATCATCCCCAAGCACGCCGCAGAaggagcccgccgcgccccctgGCTACCCTACAGATCGACCAGTCACTCCACGGCCCAGCTCTGCACTcgcgcgggccgccagcCATCACCGCTCCAAAACGTTCATATCACCGTCCCCGCTCTCGTCGACGGTTACGACCGTGGTCAAGGACGGCTTCCTGCGGGAGAACGACAACCCGCTGGCGCAGCGGTCATCGATGCGCCGCATCCGCTCCAGCATCCGCGCCAGTCTGTTCTTCAAcgaagatgatgaagatAACAGTGAGGGCAACAGGCCGGGTCAGTCGGCCATTCCCGCTCTGGACGACCAGGCCCATGCCGCGCTGCACAGGCAGGAGAGCGCCGGGTCCCACGGCGAGGCTGAAGACACCGGAAGAAGAAGATCACGGAGCGTCAGCGACGCTCTCGGCGATTTCTTCCGCACcaggaagaagaacaagaaagAGTCGCATGAGGCTCTTGCGACGGGAGGtgctgccgatgccgacaCAAGCCACAGCGGGCCATCATGA